The genome window GACGGCGTCCTCCTGGGGGATCGTCGCCAGGTCCACCTCGACGCCGTGGTGTCCCGCCACGAGGTCGACCATCCGGTGGAGCGCCTCGAGCATCCCGAGGCCGAGGAGGTCGAACTTCACGAGCCCGGCCGCCGCGCAGTCGTCCTTGTCCCACTGCAGGACGGTGCGGCCCTCTCGGCGCGCCCACTCCACCGGGCAGACGGAGATCACCGGGCGATCGCAGATCACCATCCCTCCGGGGTGGATGCCGAGGTGGCGCGGGAGGCCCTCGAGCTCGGCCGCGAGGCGCAGGACGGCGGGCGGGATCCCGAGCTCGTCGGCGTCCTCGCCCGAGGCGGCGGGGACCCGGGCGAGGAAGCGGGCGCCGACCCGGCGCGACCAGGCGTCGAGGGTCCCCGGCGGGTAGCCGAGGGCCCGCCCGGCGTCGCGCACCGCGGCGCGCGGGCGGTAGGTGACGACGTTCGCCACCTGGGCGGCGTGCTCGCGCCCGTAGCGGTCGTAGACGTAGGCGATCACCTCGTCCCGCCGGCCGGACTCGATGTCGAGGTCGATGTCGGGGGGGCCGTCGCGCGCCGGGGAGAGGAAGCGTTCGAAGAGCAGGCCGAGCGCCACGGCGTCCGCCTTCGTGATCCCGAGGGCGTAGCAGACCGCCGAGTTCGCCGCCGAGCCGCGGCCTTGGCAGAAGATGTTCGAGCGGGCGCAGAACTCGACGATGTCCCAGACGACGAGGAAGTACCCGGGGAAGCCGAGCGCCTCGATGATCTCGAGCTCTCGGTCGATCTGCGCCCACGCCCCCGCGACGCGCTCGCGGCCGCGCTCGCCGTAGCGGCGACGGGCCCCCTCGTAGGCGAGGCGGCGGAGCAGACCCGCCTCGTCCTCCCCCGCTCCGACGGGGAAGGGCGGCAGGCCGGGCGCGACGAGACGGAGGTCGAAGGCGCAGGACCGGGCGAGCTCGACCGACTGCTCGAGGGCGCCGGGGTAGCGGCGGAAGCGGCGCGCCTGCTCGGCGCCCGAGCGCAGCGAGGCGCCGGCCCAGGGCGGGAGCCAGCCCTCCACCTCCTCCAGGCTCGAGCGGGAGCGGATCGCCGCCAGGGCGCTCGCCAGCTGGTAGCGCCGAGGCGACGCGTAGTGCGCGTTCGTCGTGGCGACGAAGCCCACCCCCGCTCGCGCCGCCAAGGTGGCGAGGGCATCGTTGCGCGCCCCGTCGAGGGGCGTGCCGTGGTCGGTCAGCTCGACGAAGACGTGGTCGCGGCCGAAGGCCTCGACGAGGCGGGCGAGCTCCCGGGCGGCCGCGGCCGGGCCGTGCCGGTCGAGCGCCTGGCGCACCGCCCCCCGGCGACACCCGGTGAGCACGGCCCAGTGGCCACCGGCGCGATCGGCGAGCTCCGACAGGCGGAAGCGGGGGCGCCCCTTCTCGCCGCCGGCGAGCTGGCCCCGGGCGATCGCGCTCGCCAGCCCGGCGTAGCCGTCCGGGCCGCGGGCGAGCACGACGAGGTGACTGGCGTCGGGGTCGATCGCCCCGGCACGCGCCCCCGGGCGCTCGGCGTCTCCTGGCGGGAGGCTGAGCTCCGCCCCGAAGACCGTCGGCAAGCCGGCGGCGCGCGCCGCCTCGGCGAAGCGCACGACCCCGTAGCAGCCGTTGTGGTCGGTGAGGGCGAGCGCCTCCAAGCCGAGCCTGGCCGCCTCCTCGACGAGCTCCTCGGGGCTCGAGGCGCCGTCGAGGAAGCTGAAGCTCGAGTGGCAGTGGAGCTCAGCGTACGGCACGGCGGCTCGCCGGGCGGCCGGGGCCGGGCGAGGCCGCTCGTGCGGCGGCGAGGCCGGGGCACCGCTGCGGGGGCCGAGTCGGCCCGAGAGACGCCGCTCGAGCTCCGACCAGGGGACGACGGGGTTGAACGTGCCGATCGCCCCTCCCTCAGTCGTAGCTGCCCTCGACCCACCAACGCCCGCCCTCGAGCGCGAGGAGGTGGGCCTCGCCGCCTGGCAGGAGGACCTGGAGGCGGGCGCGGCGCCGGCGCGCGGCCGCGTCCCACCACCGCTCGTCGACCGGCCAGGGCCCCGCCCAGGCGAGGACCGGCGCCGGGTGCCGGCCTGCTGCCGACAGCGTCGCCGGCGGGGCGCTCAGCTGCCCCCTGCCGTCGACGCGCACCGCCTCCCCCCTCGAGTCGAGCAGCTCGACAGCTGGCGGGACGAGCGGCACCACGGCCGGACTGAGGGGCGGGACCTGGCCGGGCCAGGGCGCGTCGAGGCCCGCGTCGCTCGGCAGGGGATCCCCGGCCGGGACGAGGCGGGCACGCTCGCCGGGACCACGCCCCCCGACGAGGACCGGGCGGAGGACCTCCTCGGGCCCGAGCAGGCGCTGGACACGCGCCACGACCCGGGCGACCTGCTCCTCGCAGGCAGCGGGGCGCCCGAGGAGCCCGAGCTGGCGCCCCTGCGCAGGGCCCAGCTCGACAGGGGTGAGGCGCACGGCGGCCACCCCGCCTCGTCCCTCCCCCTGCGCTGCGCCGGGGGCCGTCGCCAGGGCCTCGAGCTGCCAGCGGAGCCGCTCCGCGACGAGCGCAGCGCTCCAGGCTCCCTCGCTCGCCCAGCGCCGGGCGACGGGTCGACGCCCCGCGACCCTCACCTCGAGCTCGAGGAGGGTGCAGGAGAGCCCGGCCGCGGCGAGCCGGCCGCAGAAGCCCTCGGCGAGCGCGCGCGCCGCGAAGCCGAGGGCGTCGAGCGACTCGAGCGGCGGGTCGAACTCGCGCCCGACCGCGAGCTCGCGAGGAGGGTGGGCGACGGCGAGGGGGCCCTCCTCCCGCCCCGAGGCCAGCCGGTGGGCACGCGCGCCCGCCGCGCCGAAGCGCGCCGCCACCACCGCCTCGTCGAGGGCCGCGAGGCGCCCGAGCGTCGTGATCCCCAGGCGGCGGAGCACGTCAGCGAGCTCGGGGACGCCGAGCGCCTCGATCGGGAAGGGGGCGAGGAAGGCAGCGGTGCCCCCCGGCTGGACGACGGCACCGCGGCTGGCCGCCAGGGTGGCCGCGAACGGGCCGTCGGCGACTCCGACGTGGAGCGGGGCGCCCGGGACCGGCAGCACGGAGGCGACGGCCGCGGCGACCGCCTCGGCGAGGGAGGCCTCGCCGCCGAAGTAGCGCGCCGGCCCGCGCGTGGCGATCCCCATCCAGCCCGGCTCGCCGACGGCCACGAGGGCGCCGAAGGCCTCGAGCGCCGCGACGAGCGGCTCGAAGGCCCGTGCCTCCTGGCCCAGGTCGCGAGGGAGGACGACGAGCTCGGGGCAGCACGACTGCGCCTGCCGGCGGCGCTGGCCGGGGCGCACCCCGGCGCGGCGCGCGGCAGGCGAGGCGGCGACGACGTGCTGGCCCGCCACGACGGCAGTCGGCTCGAGCGGCGGACGCCCGGTGGCGGTCACCGGCCAGTCCGGGCAGGAGACGACGAGGGTCCGCACGCCGTGCTCAGCCGAGGGCGCGCCGGCGCTCGGGCAGGCCGGCGGCGAGCTCCAGGCGGAGCCCGGGGAGCCAGAGCAGCGCCGAGCGCTCCGGGGGGGTGGCGCGCCGCAGGCGAGCGGTCAGCGCGAGGCGCCTCGCCGTGACCCGGCCGCTCCCCCGCCGCAGGCCGACGACGTCACCGCCGGTCACGGTGAGGCGAACCTCGGCGGGCTCCGGCCACGGGCCGGAGG of Acidimicrobiales bacterium contains these proteins:
- a CDS encoding error-prone DNA polymerase — translated: MPYAELHCHSSFSFLDGASSPEELVEEAARLGLEALALTDHNGCYGVVRFAEAARAAGLPTVFGAELSLPPGDAERPGARAGAIDPDASHLVVLARGPDGYAGLASAIARGQLAGGEKGRPRFRLSELADRAGGHWAVLTGCRRGAVRQALDRHGPAAAARELARLVEAFGRDHVFVELTDHGTPLDGARNDALATLAARAGVGFVATTNAHYASPRRYQLASALAAIRSRSSLEEVEGWLPPWAGASLRSGAEQARRFRRYPGALEQSVELARSCAFDLRLVAPGLPPFPVGAGEDEAGLLRRLAYEGARRRYGERGRERVAGAWAQIDRELEIIEALGFPGYFLVVWDIVEFCARSNIFCQGRGSAANSAVCYALGITKADAVALGLLFERFLSPARDGPPDIDLDIESGRRDEVIAYVYDRYGREHAAQVANVVTYRPRAAVRDAGRALGYPPGTLDAWSRRVGARFLARVPAASGEDADELGIPPAVLRLAAELEGLPRHLGIHPGGMVICDRPVISVCPVEWARREGRTVLQWDKDDCAAAGLVKFDLLGLGMLEALHRMVDLVAGHHGVEVDLATIPQEDAVYDMLAAADSMGVFQVESRAQMATLPRLRPRCFYDLVVEVALIRPGPIQGGSVHPYLRRRSGEEPVTYLHPLLKPALEKTLGVPLFQEQLMQIAIDVAGFSAEEADQLRQAMGSRRSAQRMERLRDRLYAGMAARGVGGEVADAVYEQLAAFANFGFPESHAVSFAYLVYASAWFKLHYPAAFLAALVNSQPMGFWSPQSLVADARRHGVVVLRPDVNASGAEATLEVDPATGETAVRLGLGAIRTIGPGLAARLVAGAPYASVEDLARRAGLERPQLEALAGAGALASLPVAEEGDGPASRRAALWAAGALAGARADRLPGMLPGVRAPDLPAMTPAEELAADLWATGVSPEGHPMELCRPRLAALGVLRAADLAGCDLAKVTVAGVVTHRQRPATAGGTVFVNLEDETGVVNVICSPGLWARHHAAATAPALLVRGRLEHAGAALSVVAERLEALELPLALARSRDFR
- a CDS encoding DNA polymerase Y family protein, which produces MRTLVVSCPDWPVTATGRPPLEPTAVVAGQHVVAASPAARRAGVRPGQRRRQAQSCCPELVVLPRDLGQEARAFEPLVAALEAFGALVAVGEPGWMGIATRGPARYFGGEASLAEAVAAAVASVLPVPGAPLHVGVADGPFAATLAASRGAVVQPGGTAAFLAPFPIEALGVPELADVLRRLGITTLGRLAALDEAVVAARFGAAGARAHRLASGREEGPLAVAHPPRELAVGREFDPPLESLDALGFAARALAEGFCGRLAAAGLSCTLLELEVRVAGRRPVARRWASEGAWSAALVAERLRWQLEALATAPGAAQGEGRGGVAAVRLTPVELGPAQGRQLGLLGRPAACEEQVARVVARVQRLLGPEEVLRPVLVGGRGPGERARLVPAGDPLPSDAGLDAPWPGQVPPLSPAVVPLVPPAVELLDSRGEAVRVDGRGQLSAPPATLSAAGRHPAPVLAWAGPWPVDERWWDAAARRRRARLQVLLPGGEAHLLALEGGRWWVEGSYD